ACATGGTTCGTAAGATCCAGCGCAAGCGGACCGCGGTCAGCGGCCCGATTCCCGATGAACAACTCATGGCCCGCGCCACTGAGCTGAACCGCAGATACTTGCGTGGACTAGCCGACCCGACATCGGTCCGGTGGGTGCGGAACCAGAACTCGCGGTGGGGCTCCGCGTCCCTGCGCGAGAAGACGATCAGGCTCTCACACCGGCTGATGAAGATGCCCGCCTATGTACAGGACTACGTGCTGGTGCACGAGCTGGCACACCTGGTCGAGCCCCTGGACGGGCACGGTCAGCGGTTCAAGGCCTGGCTGGCCTGCTATCCGCGGGGCGCCGAGGCCTCGGCATTCTTGGCGGGGGTGTCGTTCGCCGGGCACGCCGAACAGGAGCCCGACCCCGACTGGCTCGAGGCCCTGGAGGAATCGGATTTGGGCGGGGACTTCGATGAATCCGGGGCCGATGCGGGGTCGCTGGCCTGAGCCTACGGACGGGCCCGGGTCGACCGGTCGAAACGACGATGCCGCCCGGACCACGTGGTCCGGGCGGCATTGCTGGATCTGCGTGGAATCAGGCCTTTTCGGGGTCCTGCGGTTCTTCGTCGGTATCCGTCGGACCCTCGTCCGTGTCGAAACCGCCGGACAGCAGCTTGTCCAGGGCGAGATCCATCTCGTCCATCTCGGCGGCAGCCAGCTCGCGGCGCTGACCGAATCCGGTGGGATCGTCCAGGTCTTCTGCCGTGGGCATCAGATCGGGGTGGGCCCAGACGGCGTCTCGGCCCTCGATGCCACGATCCTCGAGAAGGTGCGCCCAGAGGGCGGCCGCCTCGCGCAACCGGCGTGGTCGGAGTTCCAAACCGACCAGCGAGGCGAAGGCCTGTTCGGCCGGCCCGCCGCTGGCTCGGCGGCGGCGAATGGTTTCGCGCAACCGCACACCCATGGGCAGGTTGTGTGCGGCGACTGCCACGACCTCGTCGACCCAGCCCTCGATGAGGGCCAGCACGAGTTCAAGCCGGGCCAGAGCGGCCTCCTGGACCGGCGTGCGCTGGGGCGTGAACAGCCCTTCGCCCATCAGGCTCTGGAACGATTCGGGATTCGACGGGTCGATGTCCCGCACCGCCTCCTCGATCCGGGACATGTCGATGTGGATGCCGCGGGCATACTCCTCGATGGAGCCCAGGACCATGGAGCGCAGCCACGGGACGCGGTGGAAGAGCCGGGAGTGGGCGCATTCGCGCAGCGCGGCAAAGAGCAGGACTTCCTGCTCGGGGACATCGAGTCCCTCGCCGAAGTGGCCGACGTTGGTCGGGACGAGGGCCGGAACGATTCCTGCCAGCGGCAGGCCGATGTCGGTGGCCCCGAGCACGTCCTTGGCCAGACCGCCGACGGCGGCACCGAGTTGCATGCCGAACATCGCACCGCCCATATTCTGCAGCATTCCCTGCGCGCCGCCGAGCATCGGGCGCATCTGCTCCGGGATCTGCTCGGTCAGGGCCGAGGTGATGGCCTTGCCGACGCTGATGGCGACCGGTTCGGTGAGGCTCTTCCAAACCGGCATGGTCTTTTCCACCCATTCGGCGCGGGAGAGGGCGCGGCAATCGGAGCCGTCGCCCTCGAACGCCGTGGCCGCATCCAACCAGAGGTTGGCCAGCCGGGCCGCGTCGACGATGGCGCCGGCGCGGTGCGCCGAGATCGAGGGATCCTCCCCGGCCACGGCCTGGCGTGCGGCGTCGGAGGCCATCTTCCAGTTCACGGGCCCGGAATCGCCGGTGGACATCGCGCTCATCATGGCCTGTGCCTGGCGCATCATTTCGGCCATCGCGTTCGGGTCGGACGGCAGGCCCATGGCCTCGCCGAAGCCCTCAGGAAGGTTCTTGGGGTCGAATCCGCCCGCGCCCGCGGCGCCGAAGAGCGATCCGAGCATCTCAGATAGGGGATCCTTCGGGGTCTCGTCTGGGTCGTCGGAGCCGTCGGGACGGTTGCTTGGTGGGTTTTCAGCCATGCAAATAACGGTACCCCCGCAAGCTGGGAGTGACCCACGTTCGCGCCTGTCAGTTCGCTGTCGGCACAGCACGGCAACCCGTGGAAGAAGAGGAACGAAACCCTGCTCGAGTACACGCGCTCCCTAGTCCGCCTTGTAGCCTTGGGGGGATGGGAACCCGCCCGTGCCGGCACGGCGCGGCGGGCGTACTAATGAAAGAGGAACGGTGTCCGAAGAACAGCAGCCGCAGAATCCGGGAGCCACTCCGCTTCCAGCAGGAGCCCAGCAGCCCTTCGGCATCCCCGAGCCGGATCCGCGCGATGTGCGTAGGAGCCGGACGCTGCGCGCCTCGGGCATCCTTGCCGTGGTCCTGGGCTTGAGTGCGCTGGTGCTTCCCACGCGCTTCGTCGTCGAATCGCCGGGCCCGGCGTTCAACACCATCGGCGAGGTGGAAGGGACCAGACTGCTGAGCATCAGCGGAGAGAAAACCTACCCCACCTCCGGCACGCTGGACATGACCACGGTGTACGTCCAGGGTGGCGGCCAGAAACGGCTGCCGTTCCTGAGCGTGTTGGAGGGCTGGGTCAGCCCTCACCAGGACGTGATTCCCGAGGAATTGGTGATCCCGCGGGGAACCACCTCCGAAGAAACCAGCGAACAAAACACCGTTGCCATGGACGACTCGCAACAGCTGTCCACGGCCGCGGCCCTGACCGAACTGCAGATCCCCTTCCGGCAGTCACTCACGGTGGCTGGTTTCGCCACCGACCAGAATTCCCAGCAGGTGGAGGTCGGGGACGTGCTGCTGGGCATCAACGGCAAGCCGATCGTCGGAATGCCGGATCTGAGAGCCGCGCTGAAGGCCGCCGGGGACAAGCCCAGCGAGCTGGAGATTGAGCGTAAGGGGAAGAAGCAAACGGTCACGGTGACCACGACCGCCGGTGCCGAGGGGCAGCGCCAGATAGGCATCTACCTGGGCAATACCTTCAAATTCCCGTTGACGGTGAAGTTCGGCTTGGAAAACGTGGGCGGTCCCTCGGCTGGCATGATGTTCGCACTGGGCATCATGGACAAGCTGACCCCCGGTGCCATGACCGGCGGAAAGGACTTTGCCGGCACCGGTACCATCGCCGTCGACGGCACCGTCGGACCGATCGGAGGGATCGCGCAGAAGCTGGTGGGGGCAAGGGATGCCGGAGCCGAGTACTTCCTGGCGCCAGCCGATAACTGTTCAGATGTCATCGGCCGGGTCCCCTCCGGGCTCGATGTCATCAAGGTGGAGACCCTGCAGGAAGCCCGCACCACCGTTGAAGGCATCGCCGGGGGCAAGGATCCCGCCTCGTTCCCCAGCTGCGGTTAGGGGGTATCGGTTCCGGGGACCTGGATCACGATTACTTCACGGTCAGCTTAAGTGGTGTAGCGGTGGCGCCACGAGGGCGCCGGTCAGGGCAGAATGGATCACAACGAGCATTTTTAGTGCGCAACCCATGACGGTTTCCGTTGAACGGTGAGGTAAAAATTGAGTTTTGGTGCTGATAGTCCCTTCGGTCGGCCACCGGGCGGCCCCGATGAGCAGCCCCCGCGGGAGAAACACGAGGGGCCTCGACGCCCCTCGGCGCTGATGCCGACGATCATCGCCATCGGTGTCCTGGTGGCGGCGTTCGTCTTCTTCGCGAGCATCTACGCCGATGTGCTGTGGTTCTCCCAGCTCGGTTTCGCTCAGGTCTTCTGGACCGAGTACCTGACCAAGGCCGCGATCTTCCTGGCGGCCTTCCTGCTGATGGGTGGTGCGCTGTGGATCTCCCTGCGGATCGCCTACAAGGCACGCCCGGTCTACGCGCCGGACAACGCACGCCAGGACAACCTCCAGCGCTACCAGTCCCAGCTGGAGCCGATGCGCCGCCTGCTGATGATCGGCGTGCCGGTGGTTGTCGGCGGCTTCGCCGCGGCGGCAGTGACCTCGCAGTGGAAGGAGGTCCTGCTGTTCATCAACCAGGTCCCCTTCGGTGACGTCGACCCGCGTTTCGGTATGGACCTCGGTTTCTACGTCAACACGTTGCCGTTCCTCGGCCTGGTCATCGGCTATCTCATCTCCGTGGTGCTCATCGCCGGCATCGCCGGTCTGCTCACCCACTACCTCTATGGCGGAATCCGCATCGAGGAACGCGGCGGCATCGTCATCGGCAAGGCCGCCCGCATCCACACCGGCGTCTTCGCAGCGCTCTTCCTGCTGCTGCAGGCCGGCAACTTCTGGCTCGGCCGCTTCTCGACGCTGCTTTCGCAGGATGGCCGCGTCGCCGGCGCGCTCTACACCGACGTCCACGCGGTAATCCCCACCAAGGCGATCCTGGCCATCGCCGCGGTGCTGGTTGCCATACTGTTCATCGTGGCTGCCTTCATGGGCCGCTGGAAGCTGCCGATCATCGGTACCGCGATGCTGCTGGTCACCGTCGTGGTCGCCGGCGGGATCTACCCGTTCATCATCCAGAAGTACCAGGTCGTTCCCTCGGAAAAGAACCTGGAACGCGAGTACATCGCCGATAACATCTCGATGACGCGCCAAGCATACGGTCTGTCCGACATCGAGGTGACGTCGTACCCGGCCAAGGTGAACGCCGTCAAGGATGCATTGGCCAAGGACAGTGCGACAACCACGAACATCCGCCTGCTGGATCCGAACCTGGTCTCTTCGGCGTTCGCCCAGCTGCAGCAGTTCCGTACCTATTACAAGTTCGCCCCGACGCTGAACGTCGACCGCTACGCCATCGACGGCAAGGTCGAGGACACGGTGATCGCCGTGCGCGAACTGAGCGTGGACACCACCGATTCCTGGGTCAACCAGCACATCACCTACACCCACGGCTACGGCATCGTGGCTGCCTACGGGAACAAGGTTGCCTCCGGAGGCCGACCCGACTTCATGCTCGAGGGCATCCCCACAGAGGGTGTGCTGGGCAGCGACAAGACCTACGAGCCGCGCATCTACTTCGGCGAGCTGTCTCCGGACTACTCGGTTGTTGGCGGCCCCGACGGCTGGGATCCGCGAGAGCTGGACCGTCCGCAGTCCGGATCGGACTCTGCGGACACCCGCAACACCTTCTCCGGCAATGGCGGCCCGAACGTGGGCAACTACTTCAACCGGCTGGTCTACGCGCTGAAGTTCGGTTCCACCGACCTTCTGCTCTCGGACGCCATCAACGCCAAATCCCAGATCCTCTACGACCGCACTCCGAAGGAGCGCGTACAGAAGGTCGCACCGTATCTGACGGTTGACTCGAACGCCTACCCGGCCATCATCGACGGCCGAGTAAAGTGGATAGTCGACGCCTACACCACTAGCGCCAACTACCCGTATTCCACTGCCCAGCAGTTGGAAACGGCTGTCACCGACTCGCTGACCGGCGGCACCCGCACCAATGCCCTCTCCGGGCAGGTCAATTACATTCGCAACTCGGTGAAGGCCACAGTGGATGCCTACGACGGATCAGTCGACCTCTATGCCTGGGAGCCCGATGAGCCGCAGCTGCAGGCCTGGCAGAAGATCTTCCCGAGCACCATCAAGCCGTATTCGCAGATGTCGGGCGAACTGATGAGCCACGTGCGCTATCCCGAGGACCTCTTCAAGGTCCAGCGAGAGCTGCTCGGTAAGTACCACGTGACCTCGCCGGACAGTTTCTATGACTCGAACGATGCCTGGGCCGTTCCGAACGACCCGACGACGCAGCAGGCGGCGAATGCCCCGAAGCAGCCGCCATACTACCTGTCGCTGAAGATGCCGGGCCAGGTGAAGGAAGCGTTCTCGCTGACCTCGACCTTCATTCCGCAGACTTCGGCCGGTGGACAGCAGCGCAACGTGCTCTTCGGATTCCTTGCAGCGGATGCTGACGCCGGTCCAGAAGCCGGGAAGAAGGCCGATAGCTACGGCAAGCTGCGCCTGCTTGACTTGCCGCGCAATACGTCGATTCCAGGCCCGGGCCAGGCCCAGCAGAACTTCGACTCCAACACCACGGTGTCCACGCAGCTGAACCTGTTGCGTCAGGGAGCCTCGCAGCTGAAGAACGGCAACCTGCTTTCATTGCCGGTCGGTGGCGGCATCCTCTACGTGCAGCCGGTCTACATCCAGTCGACCGGCCAGACGGCCTACCCGACACTGCGCAAGGTCCTGGTGTCCTTCGGTGACAAGGTTGGATTCGCCGATACGCTCTCGGAGGCCCTGAACCAGATATTCCAGGGCGATTCCGGGGCCGTGACCAGTGATGGTGGTTCGGGCACCGGCGAAACCACGAAGCCGACGAAACCCGGCGCCACCCAGACCGAGGCGCAAAAGCTCAGCCAGGCACTGGAGGACGCGAACGCGGCCATCCAGGCCGGGCAGGCTGCCTTGGCCAAGGGCGACTTCGCCACGTATGGCACCGAGCAGAAGAAGCTCGAGGGAGCGCTGACCCGCGCCACCGAGGCGCAGGACGCGATCACGGGCAAGGTGCTAGAACCAGCCCCGGCGCCCACGGAGACTCCGGCTCCGTCGGAGACCCCGGCACCACCGGTCGGCGGCAACGGTTAGCAGTTGCCGGACCGTTAGACGAGGACCCCCGCCACACATTGCTCCGGCACTGCATGGCGTGGGTCCTCGTTTTTGAGGCAAAGTCGAGCCAAGGGGCCCGTCGGGGTGTGCTCCATCACTTTTGGCCGGAAAGGGTCTTCTCGATTTGCCGTTTCCCGGGAACTCGGTCATGATTGAGTCATACGCCGCGGGGTGGAGCAGTTCGGTAGCTCGCCGGGCTCATAACCCGGAGGTCACAGGTTCAAATCCTGTCCCCGCCACTGTATGAATGGGCCTGATCAGGAGAAATCCACATCAGGCCCATTCTTTTTACACAGGGGGAATGGCGGCGTATGGAAGACGGGCTATGGCGCAGCTTGGTAGCGCGCCTGACTGGGGGTCAGGAGGCCGTGGGTTCGAATCCCGCTAGCCCGACCAAGGTAAGCCGCTCAAACACTGGGAATCAACCAGCGTTTGAGCGGCTTTTTGTTTTCCCGGCAGGCAGGGGGCTGGCGCGCTTATCTGACCCGCGGCTAGTTGAAAAATTATGAGGTTTGGCTCACGTCGAATGGAGAAGCCAACCCATGACATTTCGACATTTAAAGCGCATCGGTGTCCGGTGCCCGGCCACGCACTTGGCGGGGCCGGAGTGGACGCCATGCCGCTCGCCGCCGTTGCCCTCGGCGGTACGCCACGGGTGCGCAGTGTTTCCCATGAGCCGGGTCTCACCGATGCGATCGCGGCCATGAATGCGGCACCGGAGGCCGGCGGTAACGTCCTCGGCCATTACGAGTAGCGGGTTGAGAGCCATTGCGTTTAGTGCCTATCTACCGGCTTTGGGTTCAGGGTAAGTGGTGCTCAACGCCTCAGCATCGAGGGCCGGGTTGAGGACGATGGGATACCGTTCGCCACGTTCTACGGCGGCTGGCAATGGCCCGGTTTCACCTGGCTCGATTCCGCGGGGTGGGACGCTCAACGCCTCGAAGCTGCGGATCGTGTGCGCCGACGGAGGCGGCATCGCCGTGGCGAACAAATCGCATGTCGATGTTGTACTCCATGGAGTTCAGGTGGCAAACGCCGGCCTTGACAGATTCAGCTACGATGCGGCAGGCGCGCCCGTCACCGCCGAAAATCCGAGCTTCACTGAGAATGCATCGGGCAGCGGTGTCAAGATCGCCAATTCAGCGCTCGCACCACGGCCGGGCACGCTGAGGGGCCGCGAAGCAAATGGAAGCGAGGCCGGCTTCCAGCCGAATGTCACGAACTCAACGTATGCCACGCCCGGATACATGACGACGGTGGCCAAGGGACTCACCGCGAATGAAAACAGTTGGAGGGGTGTGAATGTGGAAGTAGGTGGGGCTTCATCCGCCTCCCCGAAGGACGCGGCAGCGCTCCGCAATACAGGGAACGGCCTTGGCCTCAATCCCAAACGCAAGCATGCGCCCCTCTCCGTTAACCAACGGGAGGCTATCGGCACCGTAGGCACGAGGAGAATGAACGCTGCCGTCGTCCGACCGAACAGCGCGATGTCCGGGACTTCCTGGATGGGTAGGGCGTACTTTGGTCGTGATTCGTCCTCTTCGTGCTTCGCACAATGCTGAAGGACGACGGGTGCAATCGTGAGACTGGGGGGAACACGGTCCCGGGCATCAGCCTGACGTTGTTTTCGGGGCAGGAGCCACCGTGAAGGCGTCAAGGCGTCGGCCGGTACGTCCCGGAGAACCACGGGATCCAGCCCTTAGGGCGGGTGATGACCAGGGTGGAGGGAACCCCGATTTGTGGATCTGCCCGTGCTTGCGTAGGATGGTCTACGCAACGCGGGGTGGAGCAGTTCGGTAGCTCGCCGGGCTCATAACCCGGAGGTCACAGGTTCAAATCCTGTCCCCGCCACTGTATGAATGGGCCTGATCAGGAGAAATCCACATCGGGCCCATTCTTTTTACACGGTGGGAAGTGTCGTTGCGTAACACGGGCTATGGCGCAGCTTGGTAGCGCGCCTGACTGGGGGTCAGGAGGTCGTGGGTTCGAATCCCGCTAGCCCGACCAAAGGCCCGACCGGACGAGAGTCCGGTCGGGCCTTTGCCGCTTCCGGATACGGTTGTTGTCGCGATGCCCTCACGGCTGACTGCGGGGCTCGTCGGCAGCAAGTGCTACCCGGACTTTATTCGCGTGAATGTCAGGTGTATGACGCCGCTGGGGGATGAGATCGCCTCGAGCTCGTATTGCTCCTCGTGGCCCTCCAGCCCGTCCCCATAACCGCACGCCCGGCCCAGAAGGATCGGCACCTGCACCACGTGGAGCAGGTCGACCAGGCCAGTTGCGAGGAAGCCACGAACCACGGTGGGGCCTCCGCTGATACGGACGTCCAGGCCATAGGCCGCCTCCAGAGCCGCTTCGAGCGCCTTTTGCGGTGTGGCGTTGAGGAAGTGGAAGACCGTTCCACCCTCCTTGTAGAGGGCCGGCCGCAGATGGTGGGTCAGCGCGAAGACCGGGGTATGAAAGGGCGGGTGGGGTCCCCACCAGCCGCGCCATTCATCCTCCGTTCCCACCTTGGTCCAGGGCCCGGAATGTGGGCTGAATTTGCCTCGGCCCATGATCTCTGTACCGATGCCTTCGTGGTACCAGTCGGAAAACAGGTTATCGACGCCGATGCCGCCGCCGTCCTGGCCGAGCAAGGAGCGCCCCCGGCGGGTGGCGAACATCCATTCGTGCAGGCGCTGGCCGGCATATCCGAAGGGGCATCGAAGCCGATCCCCTCGCCGGTGGCGAACCCGTCGAATGAGGTGGAACAATTGTGGACGCGGACCATGGGCATGGGACGACCTGCTCTCGGGGGAGTGGCAAGCAGTTCTGGGGCTGCAACTCCAACGAAGGAGCGCGGGTGCGGCTACGGGCCCTTCATCGTCGGTGCCGCCATCGGCGGGGACATCGGGCGGGCCTGGATTCTGCACATGATGCGGTATCCGATGCGGTATCCGATGCGGTATCCGATGCGGTATCCGATGCGGGGCCCGGTGTTTCGTGCCCGGGCACGAGGGACATCGTCGTGATCAGCATCGAAGAACTGAGGGAGATCAAGACCTTCGCCCCGCTGTCCCGGCCGTGCTGGGCTATCTGGCCGGTACCGTGGAGGACATCCGACTGCTGCCCGGAGAGTACTTCCTGCGCGAGGGGAATGGATGCGTCCTGTTCGTCGTGATCGAGGGCTTGGTGGAAGTCACCCAGGGTGGTCAGTGGCGAGGAACCGGTGATCGGGACCCGCAAGGCGGGGCAGTTCTTCGGCGAAGTGCCGATGACGCCGAGCCTCAACTTCCCGGCCAGCGGATGCGCGGCGGGGGAGGCTCGCGTGATCAAGCTGGATGTGACTGCGTATTACACGCTGGCGGCCATGGCAACCTCGCTTCGATGCAGGTGCTGGCCTCCGAACGGCCGGAGGTGGAGACCCGCGTGTTCGGCCCGTGACTCGATGCGAAAGTCCGAGAGCTCTCGACGTTCCTGACCCTAGAACACGTGCCGTTTGACCGGGTGACCATTGATGCGCCGATAGCGGGCGGAAAGTAACCGGTGCTGGAACTGCTCGCCGGATCCCGCTTCGCGGAACCGGTAATGCGGGACGTGGCGCGGGCCGCAGGGCTCGAGGTGGACCCCGCGGACCTTGACTACGATCTCGTGATCCTGGGCTGTGGGCCGGCCCGGCTGCCGGCCGCGGTCAATGGTGCGGCAGAGGGGCTGCGCAGCGTGGTCATCGTGTGCCTGGATTCCGGCGGGCAGACGGGAACATCGGCCCGGATCGAGAACTGGACCGGCTTCCGCTATGGAATATCCGGGGACGACTTGGCAGGCCGGGCGCTGACTCAGGCCAGACACCTCGGAGCGGAAAGCATGGTCACCCGGACGGCGCGGATGATCGACACCCGAAGCCACTCGCTCGTCCTTGCCGGGGAGACAGGGTGTGGGCCGCGGCTGCCATCATCGCCACGGAGGTCGAATGGCGGACACTGCCGCTCCCCTCGGTAGAACGCTTCCCCGGTAGTGGGCTCTACTACGGGGCTGCTCGCAGCGATGCGGGATTGGCTCAGGGGCAGGACATCTACACCGGGGGGGTGGGAAACTCGGCCGGTCAGGCTGCCATCTTCTTCTCCCGCCATGCCCGGTCGGTCACGGTCCTGGGTTCGTGCCCTCTCTCGAATCGCGTATGTCGCGCTAACTGATCGAGCAGACCGAAGCGAATGACGCGACCGGGGTGTGGGTCAGCTCGCAGATCGCGGCACTGCATGGTCAAACCACGCTGGAGGCGGCCGAAGTGCTCGAGACGGTAGCGGGGAAGAGCACACTGAATCCCTTCGCTGCCGTTTTCGTGATGATCGGGGCAGATGCGGTGACCGTCTGGCTTCCGCCCGAGGCCGCGCGCGACGCCCATGGTTTCATCCTCACCGGGGCGACGTGACTTCCACATCACGGTGGGAGCCCCTGGGCCGCCCGTTCGCCCTGGAGGCGAGCACGCACGGTGTCTTCGCCCTCGGAGATGTTCGCTCCGGCTCGGCCAAGCGAGTGGCTGCCGGCGTGGGTAAGGGCGGCATAGCCATCGCTTTCATGCACCAATGCCTGGCCCTGAGGCACTGAGCCGGGAGCCGTAGGGACTCTGGTGGAGCGCACCGGCCCCTCGTTTTGTGGATCTGCACTATGACTGCTAGAGTTATCTACGCAACGCGGGGTGGAGCAGTTCG
Above is a window of Paeniglutamicibacter cryotolerans DNA encoding:
- a CDS encoding M48 metallopeptidase family protein, translating into MANTSTEREFMHRDGLRVRVVRSPRRTRTVSAAWRGGMVVVSIPARLSSGEEAVYVEDMVRKIQRKRTAVSGPIPDEQLMARATELNRRYLRGLADPTSVRWVRNQNSRWGSASLREKTIRLSHRLMKMPAYVQDYVLVHELAHLVEPLDGHGQRFKAWLACYPRGAEASAFLAGVSFAGHAEQEPDPDWLEALEESDLGGDFDESGADAGSLA
- a CDS encoding zinc-dependent metalloprotease, with protein sequence MAENPPSNRPDGSDDPDETPKDPLSEMLGSLFGAAGAGGFDPKNLPEGFGEAMGLPSDPNAMAEMMRQAQAMMSAMSTGDSGPVNWKMASDAARQAVAGEDPSISAHRAGAIVDAARLANLWLDAATAFEGDGSDCRALSRAEWVEKTMPVWKSLTEPVAISVGKAITSALTEQIPEQMRPMLGGAQGMLQNMGGAMFGMQLGAAVGGLAKDVLGATDIGLPLAGIVPALVPTNVGHFGEGLDVPEQEVLLFAALRECAHSRLFHRVPWLRSMVLGSIEEYARGIHIDMSRIEEAVRDIDPSNPESFQSLMGEGLFTPQRTPVQEAALARLELVLALIEGWVDEVVAVAAHNLPMGVRLRETIRRRRASGGPAEQAFASLVGLELRPRRLREAAALWAHLLEDRGIEGRDAVWAHPDLMPTAEDLDDPTGFGQRRELAAAEMDEMDLALDKLLSGGFDTDEGPTDTDEEPQDPEKA
- a CDS encoding YlbL family protein; translation: MSEEQQPQNPGATPLPAGAQQPFGIPEPDPRDVRRSRTLRASGILAVVLGLSALVLPTRFVVESPGPAFNTIGEVEGTRLLSISGEKTYPTSGTLDMTTVYVQGGGQKRLPFLSVLEGWVSPHQDVIPEELVIPRGTTSEETSEQNTVAMDDSQQLSTAAALTELQIPFRQSLTVAGFATDQNSQQVEVGDVLLGINGKPIVGMPDLRAALKAAGDKPSELEIERKGKKQTVTVTTTAGAEGQRQIGIYLGNTFKFPLTVKFGLENVGGPSAGMMFALGIMDKLTPGAMTGGKDFAGTGTIAVDGTVGPIGGIAQKLVGARDAGAEYFLAPADNCSDVIGRVPSGLDVIKVETLQEARTTVEGIAGGKDPASFPSCG
- a CDS encoding UPF0182 family membrane protein, which produces MPTIIAIGVLVAAFVFFASIYADVLWFSQLGFAQVFWTEYLTKAAIFLAAFLLMGGALWISLRIAYKARPVYAPDNARQDNLQRYQSQLEPMRRLLMIGVPVVVGGFAAAAVTSQWKEVLLFINQVPFGDVDPRFGMDLGFYVNTLPFLGLVIGYLISVVLIAGIAGLLTHYLYGGIRIEERGGIVIGKAARIHTGVFAALFLLLQAGNFWLGRFSTLLSQDGRVAGALYTDVHAVIPTKAILAIAAVLVAILFIVAAFMGRWKLPIIGTAMLLVTVVVAGGIYPFIIQKYQVVPSEKNLEREYIADNISMTRQAYGLSDIEVTSYPAKVNAVKDALAKDSATTTNIRLLDPNLVSSAFAQLQQFRTYYKFAPTLNVDRYAIDGKVEDTVIAVRELSVDTTDSWVNQHITYTHGYGIVAAYGNKVASGGRPDFMLEGIPTEGVLGSDKTYEPRIYFGELSPDYSVVGGPDGWDPRELDRPQSGSDSADTRNTFSGNGGPNVGNYFNRLVYALKFGSTDLLLSDAINAKSQILYDRTPKERVQKVAPYLTVDSNAYPAIIDGRVKWIVDAYTTSANYPYSTAQQLETAVTDSLTGGTRTNALSGQVNYIRNSVKATVDAYDGSVDLYAWEPDEPQLQAWQKIFPSTIKPYSQMSGELMSHVRYPEDLFKVQRELLGKYHVTSPDSFYDSNDAWAVPNDPTTQQAANAPKQPPYYLSLKMPGQVKEAFSLTSTFIPQTSAGGQQRNVLFGFLAADADAGPEAGKKADSYGKLRLLDLPRNTSIPGPGQAQQNFDSNTTVSTQLNLLRQGASQLKNGNLLSLPVGGGILYVQPVYIQSTGQTAYPTLRKVLVSFGDKVGFADTLSEALNQIFQGDSGAVTSDGGSGTGETTKPTKPGATQTEAQKLSQALEDANAAIQAGQAALAKGDFATYGTEQKKLEGALTRATEAQDAITGKVLEPAPAPTETPAPSETPAPPVGGNG
- a CDS encoding dihydrofolate reductase family protein, whose protein sequence is MFATRRGRSLLGQDGGGIGVDNLFSDWYHEGIGTEIMGRGKFSPHSGPWTKVGTEDEWRGWWGPHPPFHTPVFALTHHLRPALYKEGGTVFHFLNATPQKALEAALEAAYGLDVRISGGPTVVRGFLATGLVDLLHVVQVPILLGRACGYGDGLEGHEEQYELEAISSPSGVIHLTFTRIKSG
- a CDS encoding NAD(P)/FAD-dependent oxidoreductase; the encoded protein is MLELLAGSRFAEPVMRDVARAAGLEVDPADLDYDLVILGCGPARLPAAVNGAAEGLRSVVIVCLDSGGQTGTSARIENWTGFRYGISGDDLAGRALTQARHLGAESMVTRTARMIDTRSHSLVLAGETGCGPRLPSSPRRSNGGHCRSPR